TGTGGATGGGGTGGAAGGGGGGCATGCTGACTTGCTGTAGGAATGGAAGGGTACCCAAAGAAAGGGCATGAGCCGCAGTGTCtaatactcgtacaattGGACGAGGACTTCTTATGGCATCACTagtatctacagtacagtatgtacgggtacgagtacgtaCCCATACATTGTGCAGCTGTCAAATACAGTACTCATTTTTTGTACAAAGTCCGAATAATTGCTCCGGAACTTGTCTGACAACTCTTGTCGGGCCATTTTCTCTCGGTGCTTTCTTTTTCCATTAGAGCATGTTTACTCATCCAGTACACGATCCCTGATATGACAGTCATGATAGGGTTGCGATGTTATTGAGAGCGGCTCGAGTTTCGGGATGTCCAATGCTACAGTCATTAgaatactgtacttgtagggatATGAACGGAGTATATATGTGATCTATTCAGCTTGTGACGTGACAGCTACGATACAGCAGAATGGTCCGGCTCTACACCAACTCTCCACAAGCATGTCCCTCAACAGGTGCGCCGCTCActatcgtacttgtagggaaACCAAACAAGCGGTGTCTTGTATATGCGATCAATTAGCTATTTTAGTGCGTTTATTCAGCAAGCTTGGGGAAAaggtcctccttgagggTGATGCCGAGCTCCTCTCGAacgtccttgagagcgtcAAGGTATGCCTGGTACTGGGACTTGTTGTCAACCTTGTATTTAAGACCCTCGAACACTCGGACGGCGGTGGGGAAGTCGTTGACTCGTCGGCAGGCCTGGAGAGCCTTCTCGATCACGGAAGGTGCGGGGACCAGATCGTAGGCGAAACAGTTGTTGAGAACTCGCTGGACCTCAAACAGATCGTAAGCCTCCTCGAACTCCTTCTCGaatctgtgttagtaagATGAATTTAActggccagcagctcatTGGTGACGTGTGAACGAGTCTTGGTCGTACCACTTGGTGTTCTGTCATGTCCGTTTATGGTGAGTGCTGTGATGAGCTGTGAGGTGTCATTGTACGTTGTAGTTCGAATGATAGGTCAATCATCAAGGGTCAGATGTCTCGGATAAAGACGACAAAACCGTCATCTTGTCTTCATTCCACCTCCCAATTCCCTGCGTTTGTGAT
This genomic interval from Yarrowia lipolytica chromosome 1E, complete sequence contains the following:
- a CDS encoding uncharacterized protein (Compare to YALI0E10144g, similar to uniprot|P00427 Saccharomyces cerevisiae YHR051w COX6 cytochrome-c oxidase subunit VI, similar to Saccharomyces cerevisiae COX6 (YHR051W); ancestral locus Anc_5.280); its protein translation is MVFASAFRSIARGSALNSAARLSIARPTFQAVRAQPLAIRNYSAAHEETFDEFTTRFEKEFEEAYDLFEVQRVLNNCFAYDLVPAPSVIEKALQACRRVNDFPTAVRVFEGLKYKVDNKSQYQAYLDALKDVREELGITLKEDLFPKLAE